A part of Cryptococcus neoformans var. neoformans JEC21 chromosome 4 sequence genomic DNA contains:
- a CDS encoding autophagic vacuole formation-related protein, putative, translating to MPTHNSHSQPSSEDEGPPQSIIFGDHKLPEHPPTPNSPLQQTTNPFILESDGPHRQPHQSTIYSPGPFREPSTSRSPSHSRSRSTSPANSPGHSTISALASQSGVTASAGLGMTGADTAAASSKPTFREVPVPLSPTALSRQTSKSPAKSPRMGKGEGYLDPTILSVASGSRNSGKGKERTRRKGGHKYHSLHVQDEEEEEPPESDALRTRGKVGLNAYEKALWKWVNVDDLDGFLQEVYDYYKGKGIYCIVLARVLNLLTTFFVIAFSTFLISCIDYSKLFSSISTAEAVGRLEDVLVAQCITKGSFAHTLFLIILSAFFIFQVASFAMSVPRLLDMYRFYTHLLGVPDADIQTLPWPEIVRLIGDIRKHNPVTSLSNGQATALADMVGNDAKAPAKKLDAHDIANRILRQENYLIALFNKDLLDLRVRIPVPHVLTAFIPSSILISSADAPLPSLQSEPERKFLSFGANHLTKALEWNLRFCLLGYLFDRRGQVRKEFVREKRRKDLVQGLRRRFIFMGILNAIFAPFIILYLLIYSFFRYFEEYHKNPSSIGSRQYTPYAQWKFREFNELPHLFERRLDRSYEIAKEYVDQFPKERTALVMRFVAFIAGSFAAVLLVASLIDPDLFLHFEITPHRTVLFYLGVFGSILAISRGMVPQENMVFDPEASLNEVVRWTHYLPVEWRGQLHSQMVHQEFSKLFALKIMIFFSELLSVILTPFILFFSLPPCAAAIIDFFREFTVHVDGVGYVCSFAVFDFARYGNVDANQPETGLEGATGPDGGPAADGFAAGKPSRPTTRRTTSSSPSRLKHRDWRGNENKMEQSFLHFKATHPDWQPSDPSSSLFLDRLMGAGTRNRHGGGPVSAATGGISGSIYGGGGGGVGGRGLGVDGSVMAEMEEERLRAKRQSYERAWAKSSHLHRPDSSHSHPLRHPHSAASEIIEEEEGGEGDKGDDSIDGWSKRVKTDGETDDEEERERLWKDEGVVGLLQQVLGR from the exons ATGCCCACACACAACTCCCATTCACAACCGAGctcagaagatgagggtCCGCCACAGTCAATCATCTTCGGAGACCACAAACTCCCAGAACACCCTCCCACACCTAACAGCCCACTCCAACAGACCACAAACCCGTTCATCCTCGAGTCAGATGGGCCACATCGACAGCCCCATCAAAGTACAATTTATAGCCCTGGACCATTCAGAGAGCCATCAACATCACGCAGCCCAAGCCATAGCAGGAGTCGGAGTACAAGCCCGGCCAACAGCCCGGGCCATAGCACTATAAGTGCGTTGGCTTCACAGTCGGGAGTCACGGCAAGTGCCGGGTTGGGCATGACAGGTGCAGACACGGCTGCCGCCAGTTCTAAACCAACGTTCAGGGAGGTCCCGGTGCCGCTGTCACCCACAGCACTCTCAAGGCAGACGTCAAAATCTCCAGCCAAGTCTCCCAGGATGGGTAAAGGAGAAGGTTACCTTGATCCCACTATACTTTCAGTAGCCTCCGGAAGTAGGAATTCgggcaaaggaaaagaacgGACGAGGAGAAAGGGTGGTCACAAATACCATTCATTGCACGTTcaggacgaagaggaagaggaaccACCTGAAAGCGACGCATTGAGGACACGAGGGAAGGTAGGGCTGAACGCTTATGAGAAAGCTTTGTGGAAATGGGTCAACGTGGACGATCTTGATGGATTCCTACAAGAA GTGTATGATTACTACAAGGGTAAAGGCATCTATTGTATCGTATTAGCGCGAGTACTCAACTTACT CACAACTTTCTTCGTAATTGCATTCTCTACCTTTCTCATATCTTGCATCGACTACTCAAagctcttttcttcaatctcGACTGCCGAGGCTGTTGGGCGATTAGAAGACGTCCTCGTAGCCCAATGTATCACCAA GGGGTCATTCGCTCATACCCTTTTCTTAATCATCCTCTCAGCATTCTTTATCTTTCAGGTCGCCAGTTTTGCCATGTCCGTCCCTCGACTATTGGATATGTATCGGTTCTACACGCACCTTTTAGGTGTCCCTGAT GCGGATATACAAACACTTCCATGGCCCGAGATTGTGCGACTGATAGGTGACATTAGAAAGCACAATCCTGTCACATCACTTTCCAACGGCCAGGCTACAGCACTTGCCGACATGGTTGGCAATGATGCTAAAGCACCTGCAAAGAAGCTTGATGCCCATGACATAGCAAA CCGGATACTGAGACAAGAAAACTATCTCATCGCACTATTCAACAAAGACCTCCTCGATCTTCGCGTCCGCATCCCGGTCCCTCACGTACTCACAGCTTTTATACCCTCTTCTATTCTTATATCGTCGGCTGATGCCCCTCTACCGTCACTCCAGTCCGAACCCGAGAGAAAGTTCCTAAGCTTTGGCGCAAATCACTTGACCAAAGCTCTTGAATGGAATTTGCGCTTTTGTCTATTGGGCTATTTGTTTGATAGAAGGGGGCAGGTTAGAAAAGAATTTGtaagagagaaaagaaggaaggatcTTGTGCAAGG attgagaaggaggtttATTTTCATGGGTATTCTCAACGCAATTTTTGCGCCGTTTATCATTCTTTATCTTCTCATATACTCATTTTTCCGCTACTTTGAG GAATATCACAAGAATCCATCTTCAATTGGAAGCCGACAGTATACGCCTTATGCGCAGTGGAAATTCCGAGAATTCAATGAGCTTCCCCATTTGTTTGAAAGACGACTTGACAGAAGCTACGAAATTGCCAAGGAATACGTTGATCAGTTCCCCAAAGAGCGTACTGCTCTCGTCATGCG GTTCGTCGCATTCATTGCAGGATCTTTTGCCGCCGTTCTTCTTGTCGCCTCTCTCATCGACCCGgaccttttccttcactTTGAAATCACCCCCCATCGGACGGTCCTCTTCTACCTAGGAGTCTTTGGGTCCATACTCGCCATCTCGCGAGGAATGGTGCCACAGGAGAACATGGTATTCGACCCCGAGGCGAGTTTGAACGAAGTTGTTAGATGGACGCATTATCTGCCTGTAGAATGGAGGGGCCAATTACATAGCCAAATG GTGCACCAAGAATTCAGCAAACTGTTCGCATTAAAGAtcatgatcttcttctccgagCTTCTTTCCGTAATCCTCACtcctttcatcctcttcttctccctcccgCCATGCGCTGCAGCCATCATCGACTTCTTCCGCGAATTCACTGTGCATGTCGATGGAGTAGGCTATGTCTGCTCTTTTGCGGTATTTGATTTCGCGCGATACGGAAACGTGGATGCCAACCAACCGGAAACCGGACTGGAGGGGGCTACAGGTCCCGATGGCGGTCCTGCTGCTGATGGGTTCGCCGCAGGAAAACCAAGTCGACCGACAACCCGACGGACCACTTCCTCCAGTCCTTCACGTTTAAAACACAGAGATTGGCGAGGCAACGAGAACAAGATGGAGCAGTCATTCTTGCATTTCAAGGCTACTCATCCGGATTGGCAGCCGTCTGATCCCAGCTCGTCACTCTTTCTAGATCGGCTGATGGGTGCTGGGACCCGTAACCGTCATGGAGGTGGGCCAGTGTCCGCAGCGACGGGAGGGATCTCTGGCTCGATTTacggcggaggaggaggaggggttggtggaagaggtttGGGGGTTGACGGATCCGTGAtggcggagatggaggaagagcgtTTACGAGCCAAGAGACAGTCTTATGAACGTGCATGGGCGAAATCCTCTCACTTGCATCGACCTGATAGTTCTCATTCCCATCCTTTGCGTCATCCCCATTCCGCCGCTTCAGAGataattgaagaagaagaagggggcgAAGGGGACAAGGGCGATGACTCGATAGATGGTTGGAGTAAGCGTGTGAAGACGGACGGAGAgacggatgatgaagaagagcgcGAGAGGTTGTggaaggatgaaggtgtgGTGGGTTTATTGCAGCAGGTGTTGGGCAGATAA
- a CDS encoding pantoate-beta-alanine ligase, putative yields MLTTRTKLRTLTPARCYGQLSPSTITRVSAPIRARGLSTSHHHPPQHIPVIRTLAQLRRWRRAARERGLEVGVVPTMGALHEGHLNLVRTSLNRHPLTVMTVFVNPMQFAPHEDFGAYPRQLERDLSALNTLFPSSNSLPSALRGLGISENDAYRPTSASPSTSSSGGGEDGKLREAPESPLVVFAPTADVIYPLKGELQDLSAHRGVEVDVKGWGDLMEGASRPQFFKGVATVCTKLFNAVEPDHAYFGQKDIQQALLLKILVQDLLLSHPTPSNLHIVPTTRSPSGLALSSRNAYLSQPELVVAPILYQALQMGVEAFESHDPSSATLTAEDIIAQATSVILNEQIRIAKAAPEEGGGVDLELDYIELFDRTTFNPVRGDVTGRDMVLAGAVWVGRTRLIDNLLLGWKL; encoded by the exons ATGCTTACCACCCGCACCAAACTCCGTACGCTGACCCCCGCCCGCTGCTATGGCCAATTATCCCCGTCAACAATCACAAGAGTGTCTGCGCCAATCCGCGCAAGGGGCCTCTCCACttctcaccaccacccGCCGCAACATATCCCTGTCATTCGCACATTGGCACAGTTGAGGCGATGGAGGCGCGCAGCTAGAGAAAGGGGTTTGGAAGTCGGGGTAGTCCCTACA ATGGGTGCGTTGCACGAAGGGCATCTCAATCTAG TACGGACTTCGTTGAATCGCCATCCTTTGACGGTCATGACTGTCTTTGTGAACCCTATGCAG TTTGCGCCTCACGAGGATTTCGGCGCGTACCCTCGTCAGCTAGAACGTGATCTCTCCGCTCTCAacaccctcttcccttcgTCCAACTCTTTACCATCCGCGCTTCGCGGGCTGGGCATATCTGAGAACGACGCTTACCGACCCACCTCTGCCTCTCCGTCtacttcatcttctggaGGAGGCGAAGATGGGAAACTGAGAGAAGCTCCCGAAAGCCCACTGGTAGTGTTTGCCCCTACCGCAGATGTGATTTACCCGCTAAAGGGAGAATTGCAAGATCTCAGTGCGCATAGGGgagtggaggtggatgtCAAGGGGTGGGGGGATTTGATGGAGGGAGCCTCAAGGC CCCAGTTTTTCAAAGGTGTGGCAACGGTTTGTACAAAACTGTTTAACGCTGTTGAA CCCGACCACGCGTACTTTGGCCAGAAAGATATACAACAAGCTCTTTTATTAAAGATTC TCGTCCAAGACCTACTTTTATCGCACCCCACCCCTTCCAACCTCCACATCGTACCCACCACACGATCTCCCTCTGGCCTCGCGCTCTCTTCCCGCAACGCCTATCTCTCCCAGCCTGAACTCGTTGTCGCTCCCATCCTTTACCAGGCTTTACAAATGGGTGTTGAAGCCTTTGAAAGCCATGATCCGTCCTCCGCAACCCTGACAGCGGAAGATATCATCGCGCAAGCTACTTCTGTCATTCTCAACGAACAAATAAGAATAGCAAAGGCCGCTCCCGAAGAAGGTGGCGGTGTAGATCTGGAACTGGATTATATTGAGCTGTTTGATAGGACTACATTCAATCCTGTCCGTGGGGATGTTACAGGCAGAGACATGGTGCTCGCCGGTGCTGTATGGGTGGGGAGGACCAGATTAATTGATAATTTGCTGTTAGGCTGGAAGCTCTAG